From Macaca fascicularis isolate 582-1 chromosome 14, T2T-MFA8v1.1, a single genomic window includes:
- the LOC102117516 gene encoding olfactory receptor 8B12-like, translating into MPAKNSSSVTEFILSGLTDQPGLQISLFLLFLGYYVVTVVGNLGLITLTGLNSHLHIPMYFFLFNLSFIDFSHSTTLTPKMRMSFVSKKNIISYARCMPQYFFFCFFVFSESYILSVMAYDRHVAICNPLLYTVTMSPQMCLLLLLGVYGMGVFGAVTHTGNITFMSFCGDNLVNHYMCDLLPLLELSCNSTYINLLVVFIIVTIGIGVPIVTIFISYGIILFSILHISSTEGRSKAFSTCSSHIIVVSLFFGSGAFMYLKPPSSLPLDQGNVSSIFYTAVMPM; encoded by the coding sequence ATGCCTGCCAAGAACTCCTCCTCCGTGACAGAGTTTATCCTCTCAGGCTTAACCGACCAGCCGGGACTCCAgatctccctcttcctcctgttTCTAGGTTACTACGTGGTCACGGTGGTGGGGAACCTGGGTTTGATAACCCTGACAGGGCTCAACTCTCACCTGCATATTCCCATGTACTTTTTCCTCTTCAACTTGTCCTTCATAGATTTTAGTCATTCCACTACCCTCACCCCTAAAATGCGGATGAGTTTTGTCTCAAAGAAGAACATCATTTCCTATGCAAGGTGTATGCCtcagtattttttcttctgtttctttgtcttttctgaatcCTATATTCTATCGGTGATGGCGTATGACCGCCACGTGGCCATCTGTAACCCACTGTTGTACACGGTCACCATGTCTCCCCAGATGTGTTTGCTCCTTTTGCTGGGTGTCTATGGGATGGGGGTTTTTGGGGCTGTGACTCATACGGGAAACATAACGTTTATGTCCTTTTGTGGAGACAACCTTGTCAATCACTACATGTGTgacctccttcctctccttgaGCTCTCTTGCAACAGCACTTACATAAATTTGCTGGTGGTTTTTATTATTGTGACCATTGGCATTGGGGTGCCAATTGTCACCATTTTTATCTCTTATGGTATTATTCTTTTCAGCATTCTCCACATTAGCTCCACAGAGGGCAGGTCTAAAGCCTTCAGTACCTGCAGTTCCCACATAATTGTGGTATCGCTTTTCTTTGGGTCAGGTGCTTTCATGTACCTCAAACCACCTTCTAGTCTACCCCTGGACCAGGGGAACGTGTCCTCCATTTTTTATACTGCTGTAATGCCCATGTAG